The DNA window ATCATACAAGATGGTTGACACGTGTGCAGCGGAGTTTGATTCAGTAACACAATATCTCTACTCAACTTATGGTGAAGAGGACGAAATAGAGGTACACAACATCATAAAAAAAGTCATAGTTATAGGTGGAGGACCGATAAGAATTGGACAAGGGGTGGAGTTTGATTATTGTACAGTTAAAGCTCTATTGGCATTAAAAGAAAAAGGTATCAAATCAATCATCATAAACAATAATCCTGAAACCGTCAGTACAGATTTTGATACAGGTGATAGATTGTACTTCGAACCTCTGACTCAAGAAGATGTTTTGAATATCATAGAAAAAGAAGGCCCACTGGGAACAATGATCATGTTTGGGGGGCAAACTGCTTTGAACCTAAGCGAAGAACTCGAAAGACAAGGGATCAGAATCTTGGGGACATCATATGAGGGTATTGATCTGTGTGAAGATAGAAAGAGATTTTCGATACTGTTGAAAAAGTTAGGGATCAACCAACCTCGTGGCGGGTACGCTACTTCATTTGATGAGGCTCGAGAAATTGCTAAACGTATAGGGTTTCCTCTTTTAGTTAGACCTTCATATGTAATAGGGGGACAATCTATAGAAAAGGTTAATTCCCTAGATGAATTATTTGAGTATTTATCACATGCTTTAGATTTATCACCAGTTAGACCAGTGCTAATAGATGAATACATAGAAGGGATAGAAGTTGAAGTTGATGCTGTCTCTGATGCAGAAGACGTATTAATTCCTGGAATAATAGAACATATTGAAAAAGCGGGAATTCATTCAGGAGATAGTTTTGCTGTATTTCCTGCCAAAAGCTTGTCTGAATTAGAAGAGAAAGAAATTGTGAGATACGTTGAAAAAATATCAAAAGCGGTGAACATTAAAGGTTTAATAAACATTCAATTTATCGTGAAAGAGGGAAAAGTTTACGTTATTGAAGTTAATCCAAGGGCCTCTAGGACTGTCCCAATAATCAGTAAAGTAACAGGAATCCCTATGATAAAACTCGCAGTTGAAATTGCATTAGGTAATAACTTGAAAAAACTTGGGTACTATGAACCTTTTTATCCAAAGATTCCATATACGGTAGTTAAAGCACCAATATTTTCATTAGAGAAATTACCAGGTGTTGAAGTTGCGCTAGGTGCAGAAATGAAATCCACAGGGGAAACCCTCGGCATTGATTTCAACTATCATAATGCGATGTATAAGGCTTTTAAAAGCGCTCATTTGAATGTTCCTTCAACAGGAAAAGTGCTATTATCATTTTCAGAAAAAGTAGTAAAGGGGAGTAAAAGTTTTGTTAAATATCTTCAAAGCTGTGGATACGAATTGTGGGGAACCACCGGGACAGCAGAAGCTTTTAAATTGATAGATATTAAAATAAAAGAGATAAATCATCAAAAATCATTAGAGTTAGTAAAGAAAGGTTATTTTTCAATGGTTATTAATTTTCCTACAAAGGGGAAAATTATATCCAACTTCGGATTTAAGTTAAGAAGAGCGTGCGTAGAAAACGCCATTCCGTTATTCACATCTTTAGAAACTGCTCAAAAATCAATTGAAGCAATTAAGAATTGCAAAATAGAAAAAAATAATGTACAGTCCTTGAACGAATATGTAGATTATTATCATAATCTACAAAACAATCTACAAATATCAAAAAGAGGTGATTCATTTATGAAAACCGGGGAAAAGGTAGTATTGGCATATTCAGGAGGGTTAGATACATCTGTAATCATACCATGGCTAAAAGAAAAGTATGATTGTGAAATCATTGCAGTATGTATTGATGTTGGTCAAGGAGAAGAAACTAATTCTATCGAGAAAAAAGCCTTTTTGAGTGGTGCAAGCAAGGTTTACATTGAAGATGTTGTAGAAGAGTTTGTAACCGATTATATCTATCCAACTTTAAAAGCTGGAGCAATATACGAAGGTAAATACTTGTTGGGAACATCCTTTGCAAGACCTCTAATGGCAAAAAAATTGGTTGAGATTGCTCACAAAGAAGGTGCAAATGTTATTGCTCACGGTTGCACCGGTAAAGGTAACGATCAGGTAAGATTTGAAGTATCTATTAAGGCGTTAGATCCTTCTATTAAAATTATTGCTCCTTGGAGAATATGGGAAATTAAGTCGAGGGAGGAAGAAATTGCCTATGCCCTAAAAAAGGGAATTCCTATATCTATAACCAAAGAAAAAATATACAGTGTTGATAAAAATATTTGGCATATAAGCCATGAAGGAGGAGATTTAGAGAATCCTTGGAATGAGCCAAAACCTGAGTTATTCGATATGGTTACTCCACCTGAAAAAGCACCCGATGTTGCTGAATATGTAACCATAGAATTTGAAAAAGGGATTCCAGTGAAGATAAACGAAGAAGAACTTTCTCCCGTAGAGTTGATAAAGAAAGCCAATGAAATTGCATCAATAAATGGTGTGGGGATTGCAGATATCGTAGAAAATCGATTAGTTGGAATGAAATCAAGAGGAGTGTATGAAACTCCAGGAGGGACATTACTCTATACGGCACACAAAGAACTTGAAAGTTTGGTTCTCGACAAGGAAACACTAAGATTCAAAGAAATGGTTGCGCAAAAATATGCAGACCTTGTTTACAATGGATTGTGGTTCTCACAGTTAAAAGAAAGTTTAGATTCTTTTGTAGATGAAACACAAAAGGTAGTTACAGGTATTGTAAAATTGAAACTTTACAAGGGAAACATCATAACTGCAGGATTAAGTTCACCATATTCATTATACAACGAAGAGTTAGCTACATTTGGAGAAGACAAGATTTATGACCAAAAGGATGCAGAAGGTTTTATAAACTTGTTTGGGCTACCTTTGAAGATGAGAGCTTATCAGATGAAGCATTTTGAAGAAAATCAAAAATATAACAAAACGGTTGTTGGAGGGGAACAATGAAATTGTGGGGTGGACGGTTTAAAGAAGAAATTGATGAAGATATGGAAATTCTAAACTCATCGATCAAGGTGGATATAAGATTATTTCCATACGATATAGAGGCATCTTTAGCCCATGCAAAAGGATTGAAAAAAGCAAAAATAATTACAGAAAAAGAGTTTGAACAAATTGAAAAGGCATTGAAAGAAATAAAAGAAACAACATTCCAAGAAATTCCCATCGTAGAAGATGTGCACACCTTGGTAGAACAAATGTTGGTTGAAAAGATCGGAGACGTAGGCAAAAAAATTCACACAGCTAGAAGTAGGAACGATCAAATAGCAACCGACGAAAGATTGTACTTACGAGACGAAATATTAAAAATTATGGATTTATTAGATCAATTAAATTCAGTTTTATTAGAACTTTCCAAAAAGTACAAAAACAAAGTTATGCCCGGTTACACACATTTGCAAAGAGCTCAACCTATCACATTTTCTCATCATTTATTAGCTTACGTAGAGATGTTTAAAAGGGATATAGAACGATTAAAAGAAGCTTTAAAAAGAGTGAATGTTTCGGTTTTAGGTTCAGGAGCTTTAGCAGGAACATCATACGATATAGATAGAATGTATGTGGCTTCACTGTTAGATTTTAAAGAGGTTTCGATGAATAGTATGGATGGAGTGAGCGACAGGGATTTCATCATCGAATTCTTGTCCATAGCTTCTCTAATAATGATGCATTTGAGTAGATTTTCTGAGGAGATAGTCCTTTGGTCTACCCAAGAGTTCAATTTTGTTGAATTGAGCGATGAATATTCGACTGGAAGTAGTATAATGCCACAAAAGAAAAATCCAGATTCCGCTGAATTAATAAGGGGTAAAACGGGTAGAGTATATGGAAATTTGTTCACTCTTTTGACGACTATGAAAGGCTTACCTCTTGGGTATAACAAAGATATGCAAGAAGATAAAGAACCTCTGTTTGATACTGTGGATACATTGAAAAGCTGTTTAAAGGTTTTTATTGGTATGTTAAAAACTATGCATGTGAATGAAAATAAGATGGAAGAAGCAGTAAAATATGGCTATCTCAATGCAACAGATTTAGCAGATTATTTGGTCAAAAAAGGAATCCCTTTTAGAACAGCACACGATATAGTTGGGAAATTAGTTGTATATGCTATAACAAAAAATGTTCCCTTAGAAGAGCTAAATATAGCAGAATTTAGAAATTTTTGTCAGTTTATAGATGAAGACGTATATGAAGTTTTAGATGTAAAAAATATTCTAAAAAGCCGTAAAACAATTGGGGCAGCACGATGGGAGGAAGAAATATGAAGGTAGGTATACTTGGAGCAACGGGATACACCGGTATAGAATTAATTAGAATACTATCGAAACACGCTAATGCAAAGATAAGTTATTTGTCCTCAAAACACTTTGAATCCCAATTAATTTCAGAAGTTTATCCAGGACTATCAGGATTTTGTGATGAGATATTAGAGGGGGATGATTTTAACAAAGTTGTTGCTATTTGCGATATAATATTTTCAACTTTACCTCACGAATTAACCTTTGAAATAGGCAAAATGGTGATTGATGCGGGCAAGAAATTGATAGATCTGGGTCCTGCATTTCGTTTTGATGACTTTAATGTCTTCAAAAAGTGGTATGGTTCAAACGGTGACATAGAATACGATAAATTCAATAAAGTCTACGGATTAACGGAGTTAAATAGAAAAAAGATTAAAAATGCACAAATTGTGGGCAATCCAGGTTGTTATCCAACTAGTGTGATTTTGGCATTAGCCCCTGTTTTAAAAAATAGAGTTGTAGTTGATAAAAACATCATTATTGATAGTAAATCAGGGGTATCAGGCGCTGGACATGAACCTAAATTTAGTAACTTGTATTCAGAATGTAACGAAAATACCAAACCTTACAACGTTGCCCAACATAGACATATTCCAGAAATAGAACAAGAACTATCAAAGATAATGGAACAAGATGTGAAAGTTGTTTTCACTCCACATCTTGTTCCAATGACAAGAGGGATTTTAAGTACTATTTATTGTAATTTGGAATCAGGTATAACATTGAAGGATGTGTATGATCTTTATCAAGAGTTTTATAAAAATGATTATTTTATAAAAATTCTTAAACCTGGAAAGTATCCCTCTACTAAAAGTGTAACTGGATCCAATTTCTGCCAAATAGGTTTTGAAATTGATGAACGTACAAACACCTTAATAATCTTATCTGCTATTGATAATTTAATGAAGGGAGCTAGTGGTCAGGCGGTACAAAATATGAATTTAATGTTTGAACTGCCTGAGAATAAGGGACTTGATATAATAAGAATTTTTCCCTGAACTTGATATATTTTTAAATTTAATGTATAATTAAAAAAATTTCGGGACGTTGAAGTAAGCTTCTAGTTACGAAAGATTCCAAAACTGAAAGGAGGGAGGGTACGATTCTTCTTAAAGTATTGGAAAGAAGAACGTACATCAGAAAGTGAGTAACGTATATATAGTTGATACCACTTTAAGAGATGGCGAACAAACTGCCGGGGTAGTATTTGCCAATGAAGAAAAGGTCCAAATTGCAAAGATGTTAGCCGAATTAGGTG is part of the Petrotoga olearia DSM 13574 genome and encodes:
- the carB gene encoding carbamoyl-phosphate synthase (glutamine-hydrolyzing) large subunit; translated protein: MPKKSEIRSVLVIGSGPIIIGQAAEFDYSGTQACKSLKEEGCKVILVNNNPATIMTDTEIADVVYMENLEMDTLISIIEKEKPDGILGTLGGQTGLNLIIQLKDSGIIDKYDIQELGTSVESIKIAESRELFKRKMQEIEEPIAESLTVSTVSEALNFASQVGYPLIIRPAYTLGGTGGGFAYSEEELIEFVENGLKKSMMKEVLIERSLLGWKEIEYELVRDSFDNCITVCNMENFDPVGIHTGDSIVVAPSQTLTDQEHQMLRDSSLKIVKALKIEGACNIQFALNPSNKEYRVIEVNPRLSRSSALASKATGYPIAKIATKIALGFSLDEIKNPVTGKTTAFFEPSLDYVVTKIPRWPFDKFYQVDKKIGTQMKSTGETMALGRTFESSLLKAVRSLDMKIKGLRIKEVQKESNEELVEHLHIPNEKRLFHIAEALRRGYKVFDIHKLTYIDNWFLEKIKNIVDFENIISTSQLNYDLLLKAKVLGFSDQEISELKGIQENEVRELRKSYGIIPSYKMVDTCAAEFDSVTQYLYSTYGEEDEIEVHNIIKKVIVIGGGPIRIGQGVEFDYCTVKALLALKEKGIKSIIINNNPETVSTDFDTGDRLYFEPLTQEDVLNIIEKEGPLGTMIMFGGQTALNLSEELERQGIRILGTSYEGIDLCEDRKRFSILLKKLGINQPRGGYATSFDEAREIAKRIGFPLLVRPSYVIGGQSIEKVNSLDELFEYLSHALDLSPVRPVLIDEYIEGIEVEVDAVSDAEDVLIPGIIEHIEKAGIHSGDSFAVFPAKSLSELEEKEIVRYVEKISKAVNIKGLINIQFIVKEGKVYVIEVNPRASRTVPIISKVTGIPMIKLAVEIALGNNLKKLGYYEPFYPKIPYTVVKAPIFSLEKLPGVEVALGAEMKSTGETLGIDFNYHNAMYKAFKSAHLNVPSTGKVLLSFSEKVVKGSKSFVKYLQSCGYELWGTTGTAEAFKLIDIKIKEINHQKSLELVKKGYFSMVINFPTKGKIISNFGFKLRRACVENAIPLFTSLETAQKSIEAIKNCKIEKNNVQSLNEYVDYYHNLQNNLQISKRGDSFMKTGEKVVLAYSGGLDTSVIIPWLKEKYDCEIIAVCIDVGQGEETNSIEKKAFLSGASKVYIEDVVEEFVTDYIYPTLKAGAIYEGKYLLGTSFARPLMAKKLVEIAHKEGANVIAHGCTGKGNDQVRFEVSIKALDPSIKIIAPWRIWEIKSREEEIAYALKKGIPISITKEKIYSVDKNIWHISHEGGDLENPWNEPKPELFDMVTPPEKAPDVAEYVTIEFEKGIPVKINEEELSPVELIKKANEIASINGVGIADIVENRLVGMKSRGVYETPGGTLLYTAHKELESLVLDKETLRFKEMVAQKYADLVYNGLWFSQLKESLDSFVDETQKVVTGIVKLKLYKGNIITAGLSSPYSLYNEELATFGEDKIYDQKDAEGFINLFGLPLKMRAYQMKHFEENQKYNKTVVGGEQ
- the argC gene encoding N-acetyl-gamma-glutamyl-phosphate reductase, with the protein product MKVGILGATGYTGIELIRILSKHANAKISYLSSKHFESQLISEVYPGLSGFCDEILEGDDFNKVVAICDIIFSTLPHELTFEIGKMVIDAGKKLIDLGPAFRFDDFNVFKKWYGSNGDIEYDKFNKVYGLTELNRKKIKNAQIVGNPGCYPTSVILALAPVLKNRVVVDKNIIIDSKSGVSGAGHEPKFSNLYSECNENTKPYNVAQHRHIPEIEQELSKIMEQDVKVVFTPHLVPMTRGILSTIYCNLESGITLKDVYDLYQEFYKNDYFIKILKPGKYPSTKSVTGSNFCQIGFEIDERTNTLIILSAIDNLMKGASGQAVQNMNLMFELPENKGLDIIRIFP
- the argH gene encoding argininosuccinate lyase, giving the protein MKLWGGRFKEEIDEDMEILNSSIKVDIRLFPYDIEASLAHAKGLKKAKIITEKEFEQIEKALKEIKETTFQEIPIVEDVHTLVEQMLVEKIGDVGKKIHTARSRNDQIATDERLYLRDEILKIMDLLDQLNSVLLELSKKYKNKVMPGYTHLQRAQPITFSHHLLAYVEMFKRDIERLKEALKRVNVSVLGSGALAGTSYDIDRMYVASLLDFKEVSMNSMDGVSDRDFIIEFLSIASLIMMHLSRFSEEIVLWSTQEFNFVELSDEYSTGSSIMPQKKNPDSAELIRGKTGRVYGNLFTLLTTMKGLPLGYNKDMQEDKEPLFDTVDTLKSCLKVFIGMLKTMHVNENKMEEAVKYGYLNATDLADYLVKKGIPFRTAHDIVGKLVVYAITKNVPLEELNIAEFRNFCQFIDEDVYEVLDVKNILKSRKTIGAARWEEEI